One genomic region from Streptomyces sp. NBC_00582 encodes:
- a CDS encoding class I SAM-dependent methyltransferase: MRQGYAGTGPGAITPDGCAVELYSRLPVRDEPDIIRAAVPAGAHILELGSGVGRVTHALLEHGFTVTAVDESAEMLERVRGARTLCAPIETLDLGETFDVVMLASFLVHSGDIEVRRGMLRACARHVADGGCVLIQREGADYHSGLPRERVDPSGFTLRMVSSEPIGDGVHSVRAEYVFPDATWTQTFLARPLTKARFEEALAEAGLRVDRYLTQDGIWVRAVRARE, encoded by the coding sequence ATGCGACAGGGATACGCGGGCACGGGCCCCGGAGCGATCACCCCGGACGGCTGTGCGGTCGAGCTCTACTCACGCCTGCCGGTGAGGGACGAACCGGACATCATCCGCGCGGCGGTGCCCGCCGGCGCGCACATCCTCGAACTCGGCAGCGGAGTGGGACGCGTGACCCACGCCCTGCTGGAACACGGCTTCACGGTCACCGCGGTGGACGAGTCCGCCGAGATGCTGGAGCGCGTCCGAGGGGCGCGCACCTTATGCGCCCCGATAGAGACCCTCGACCTGGGCGAGACCTTCGACGTGGTCATGCTCGCCTCGTTCCTCGTGCACAGCGGGGACATCGAGGTCCGCCGGGGCATGCTGCGCGCCTGCGCGCGGCACGTGGCCGACGGGGGGTGCGTACTGATCCAGCGCGAGGGCGCCGACTACCACTCCGGCCTCCCGCGCGAACGGGTCGACCCGAGCGGCTTCACCCTGCGGATGGTGTCCTCTGAGCCGATCGGGGACGGCGTCCACTCGGTCCGCGCGGAGTACGTGTTCCCGGACGCGACCTGGACGCAGACCTTCCTGGCCAGACCCCTCACCAAGGCCCGGTTCGAGGAGGCGCTGGCCGAGGCGGGTCTCAGGGTGGACCGGTATCTGACGCAGGACGGGATCTGGGTGCGGGCGGTGCGGGCGCGGGAGTGA
- a CDS encoding VOC family protein encodes MERVLGIGGYFIRAADPAALSAWYRECLGLDVDEHGLWRQEAGATVFATFESGTDYFGSRTQQTMLNFRVRDLDAMLAQLRARGADVAEETQDMEGVGRFGWVTDPEGRRIELWQPA; translated from the coding sequence ATGGAACGTGTGCTGGGGATCGGTGGGTACTTCATCAGGGCAGCCGACCCCGCGGCCCTGTCCGCCTGGTACCGGGAGTGTCTGGGCCTGGACGTCGACGAGCACGGCCTGTGGCGTCAGGAGGCCGGGGCGACGGTGTTCGCGACGTTCGAGTCAGGGACCGACTACTTCGGCTCCCGCACCCAGCAGACCATGCTCAACTTCCGGGTCCGCGACCTGGACGCGATGCTCGCGCAGTTGCGCGCCCGGGGAGCGGACGTGGCCGAGGAGACCCAGGACATGGAGGGCGTCGGCCGCTTCGGCTGGGTCACCGATCCCGAGGGCCGTCGGATCGAGCTGTGGCAGCCCGCCTGA
- a CDS encoding uracil-DNA glycosylase, translating into MVAPQGLGGLDRRVAGCRACPRLVAWREEVARTRRAAFADWTYWGRPVPGFGPSDARLLIVGLAPAAHGGNRTGRMFTGDRSGDVLYRALYEVGLASQPTSVSADDGLQLYGVRVTAPVHCAPPANKPTPKERDTCRSWLVQELRLLRPSLRAAVVLGAFGWQAALPAFAAAGWTVPRPRPVFGHGSHVSLAGAETDGEALELFGCFHVSQRNTFTGRLTPDMLSAVLRTAADAAGLPDR; encoded by the coding sequence ATGGTCGCCCCACAGGGTCTCGGCGGGCTCGACCGGCGGGTCGCGGGCTGCCGGGCGTGCCCCCGGCTGGTGGCGTGGCGTGAGGAGGTGGCCCGTACCAGGCGGGCGGCCTTCGCCGACTGGACGTACTGGGGCCGCCCGGTCCCCGGCTTCGGCCCGTCGGACGCCCGGCTGCTGATCGTGGGGCTCGCCCCTGCGGCGCACGGCGGCAACCGCACCGGCCGTATGTTCACCGGGGACCGCTCCGGGGACGTGCTGTACCGGGCGCTGTACGAGGTGGGGCTCGCCTCGCAGCCCACCTCCGTCTCCGCCGACGACGGGCTCCAGCTGTACGGGGTCCGGGTGACGGCGCCGGTGCACTGCGCACCGCCCGCCAACAAGCCCACCCCCAAGGAGCGGGACACCTGCCGCTCCTGGCTCGTGCAGGAACTGCGGCTGCTGCGGCCCTCGCTGCGCGCGGCCGTCGTCCTCGGCGCGTTCGGCTGGCAGGCCGCACTGCCCGCGTTCGCCGCGGCGGGGTGGACGGTGCCCCGGCCTCGGCCGGTCTTCGGGCACGGGTCTCATGTGTCGTTGGCCGGGGCGGAAACGGACGGTGAGGCGCTGGAGCTGTTCGGCTGCTTCCACGTCAGCCAGCGCAACACCTTCACCGGTCGGCTCACCCCCGACATGCTGAGCGCCGTCCTGCGGACGGCGGCCGACGCGGCGGGGCTGCCGGACCGGTGA
- the pip gene encoding prolyl aminopeptidase: MSLYSEIEPYENGLLDVGDGNRVYWETCGNPRGKPALVLHGGPGSGASAWARQLFDPRAYRIVLLDQRGCGRSTPHASVYDTDMSVNTTAHLMADLELLRERLGIERWLVWGVSWGSVLALRYAQTHPGVVSELVLTGVATGSDAEVELLTRGIGKFFPEAFARFLEGLPEGAAREGSLPAAYNRLLESPDPQVRERAARAWTDWETAIIPAPPRSVERYEDPVFRSGFARTVTHYWANGHFLGEEGEEGGVVLRDAHLLKGIPGTLVQGSLDLGNLVGVVWRLHHAWPGSELVIVDQAGHNASAPGITEALVAATDGYARR; the protein is encoded by the coding sequence ATGAGCCTGTATTCGGAGATCGAACCGTACGAGAACGGCCTGCTCGATGTGGGGGACGGGAACCGCGTGTACTGGGAGACCTGCGGGAATCCGCGGGGCAAGCCGGCACTGGTGCTGCACGGGGGCCCGGGATCGGGGGCGAGCGCGTGGGCGCGGCAGCTGTTCGACCCGCGGGCGTACCGGATCGTGCTGCTCGACCAGCGGGGCTGCGGGCGCTCCACACCGCACGCGAGCGTGTACGACACCGATATGAGCGTCAACACGACGGCTCACCTCATGGCCGACCTGGAGCTGCTGCGGGAGCGGCTGGGGATCGAGCGGTGGCTGGTGTGGGGTGTGTCATGGGGGTCGGTGCTGGCGTTGCGGTATGCGCAGACGCATCCCGGGGTGGTCAGCGAGCTGGTGCTGACCGGGGTGGCCACCGGGTCGGACGCGGAGGTGGAGCTGCTGACGAGGGGGATCGGGAAGTTCTTCCCGGAGGCCTTCGCACGGTTCCTGGAAGGGCTGCCGGAGGGGGCGGCGCGGGAGGGGAGTCTGCCGGCCGCGTACAACCGGCTGCTGGAGTCGCCCGATCCGCAGGTGCGGGAGCGGGCGGCGCGGGCGTGGACCGACTGGGAGACGGCGATCATCCCGGCGCCGCCGCGCTCGGTGGAGCGGTACGAGGATCCGGTGTTCCGCAGCGGGTTCGCCCGTACCGTCACCCACTACTGGGCCAATGGTCACTTCCTGGGCGAGGAGGGGGAGGAGGGAGGTGTGGTCCTGCGCGACGCGCATCTCCTCAAGGGCATCCCCGGCACCCTCGTCCAGGGCAGCCTCGACCTCGGCAACCTGGTCGGCGTCGTCTGGCGGCTCCACCACGCCTGGCCCGGAAGCGAGTTGGTTATCGTGGACCAGGCCGGACACAACGCGAGCGCTCCGGGCATCACGGAGGCGCTGGTGGCGGCGACGGACGGATACGCCCGCCGCTGA
- a CDS encoding LamG domain-containing protein translates to MVSRRGLLSGAALVGAGAMTGVIGGAGSATADAPLDTPFTPVAAPHLLEAERMVQYQRLLAAGHLPAGLTGHWPLDGSGADRSGRDRPLTLGTGATWSALRAGGELGLDGTSGAYAATTSVLDTTAPFTVSAWVRLAPDADRGNMYTAVSQDGTRCSRFLLQYDDAAATWAFKVRAEDQSVKISALATTTPVLGRWTHLTGVWDGTRVHLYVDGTLEGSADAALSWAAGQGFSIGRARWDGAYVNRFKGSVDDVRAYGRALTADEVSLISGRTARANNVYLIGSPSTVTWGTPDDPASWIAHARCSSFLTWVLRHTYGWATDDYFRQYFQDRVPEAADYRKAFTDGTGGPRFQRIRKVADLLPGDLIAVDYQGTVENNTGHIVMVREVKGVFSGVADFSGETQYAVEVVDCTAEPHGVYGLTNYPKYPDTRMVSTVEGENFQGVGIGHMMFYASDTTGEFSRYRWSVNSSKSTNTWPVSDRPVSAARIV, encoded by the coding sequence ATGGTCAGCAGACGCGGGCTGTTGAGCGGAGCCGCACTCGTGGGGGCGGGCGCGATGACCGGGGTGATCGGTGGCGCGGGAAGCGCCACCGCCGACGCCCCGCTCGACACCCCGTTCACCCCGGTCGCCGCCCCGCACCTGCTCGAAGCCGAGCGGATGGTGCAGTACCAGCGGTTGCTGGCGGCCGGGCATCTGCCCGCCGGACTCACCGGACACTGGCCGCTGGACGGCTCGGGCGCCGACCGCTCCGGCCGCGACCGGCCCCTCACGCTCGGCACCGGCGCGACCTGGTCGGCCCTGCGGGCCGGCGGCGAACTCGGCCTCGACGGCACCTCCGGGGCGTACGCCGCCACCACCTCCGTCCTGGACACCACCGCCCCCTTCACCGTCTCGGCCTGGGTACGCCTCGCCCCCGACGCCGACCGCGGGAACATGTACACCGCCGTCAGCCAGGACGGCACCCGCTGCAGCCGCTTCCTGCTCCAGTACGACGACGCGGCCGCCACCTGGGCCTTCAAGGTCCGCGCCGAGGACCAGAGCGTCAAGATCTCCGCCCTCGCCACCACGACCCCGGTCCTCGGCCGCTGGACCCATCTGACCGGCGTCTGGGACGGCACCCGCGTCCACCTCTACGTCGACGGCACCCTCGAAGGCAGCGCCGACGCGGCCCTGTCCTGGGCCGCCGGCCAGGGCTTCAGCATCGGCCGGGCCCGCTGGGACGGGGCGTACGTGAACCGCTTCAAGGGCTCCGTCGACGACGTCCGCGCCTACGGCCGCGCCCTCACCGCCGACGAGGTCTCCCTGATCAGCGGGCGGACGGCCCGCGCCAACAACGTCTACCTGATCGGCTCCCCCTCGACCGTCACCTGGGGCACCCCCGACGACCCGGCGAGCTGGATCGCCCACGCGCGCTGCTCGTCGTTCCTCACCTGGGTACTGCGGCACACCTACGGATGGGCCACGGACGACTACTTCCGCCAGTACTTCCAGGACCGCGTCCCGGAGGCCGCCGACTACCGCAAGGCCTTCACCGACGGCACGGGCGGCCCCCGCTTCCAGCGCATCCGCAAGGTCGCCGACCTGCTGCCGGGAGACCTGATCGCCGTCGACTACCAGGGCACGGTGGAGAACAACACCGGGCACATCGTCATGGTCCGCGAGGTCAAGGGCGTCTTCAGCGGGGTGGCGGACTTCAGCGGCGAGACGCAGTACGCCGTCGAGGTCGTCGACTGCACCGCCGAGCCGCACGGCGTGTACGGCCTGACCAACTACCCCAAGTACCCGGACACCCGCATGGTGAGCACGGTCGAAGGCGAGAACTTCCAGGGCGTCGGCATCGGTCACATGATGTTCTACGCCTCCGACACCACCGGCGAGTTCTCCCGCTACCGCTGGAGCGTCAACTCGTCCAAGTCGACGAACACCTGGCCGGTGTCGGACCGGCCGGTGTCGGCGGCCCGGATCGTGTGA
- a CDS encoding GntR family transcriptional regulator yields MSPTTKIEPLGAVRERVLATLRQDIIAGRLRPGDRLVERELAERFGVSRVPVREAIRSLVAEGFVLFESARRTVVRRLTPDDVKELFELREALEVYAAGLAASRATEEVLAELRGLLDQAATATAAGDAETITDINTRFHDAILAMAGNSLLISVMEPVDGRMRWLTRQNEEWPRLLAEHRELYDALASGDPDRARAHALRHVQANYRSTVRHLFGDLEQPTEHDQ; encoded by the coding sequence ATGAGCCCCACGACGAAGATCGAACCCCTCGGAGCGGTGCGCGAACGCGTCCTGGCCACCCTGCGGCAGGACATCATCGCGGGCCGTCTGCGTCCCGGCGACCGGCTCGTCGAGCGGGAGCTGGCCGAGCGGTTCGGCGTCTCACGGGTACCGGTCCGCGAGGCCATCCGCTCCCTGGTCGCCGAGGGCTTCGTCCTCTTCGAGTCGGCGCGCCGCACCGTCGTACGCCGCCTCACCCCCGACGACGTCAAGGAACTCTTCGAGCTGCGTGAGGCGTTGGAGGTGTACGCGGCCGGACTGGCCGCCTCCCGGGCCACCGAGGAGGTGCTGGCCGAACTGCGCGGGCTCCTCGACCAGGCGGCCACGGCCACCGCCGCCGGGGACGCCGAGACGATCACCGACATCAACACCCGCTTCCACGACGCCATCCTCGCCATGGCGGGCAACAGCCTGCTGATCTCGGTCATGGAACCCGTCGACGGCCGGATGCGCTGGCTCACCAGGCAGAACGAGGAGTGGCCCCGGCTCCTCGCCGAACACCGCGAACTGTACGACGCCCTCGCCTCCGGCGACCCCGACCGGGCCCGCGCCCACGCCCTGCGCCACGTCCAGGCCAACTACCGCTCCACCGTGCGGCACCTCTTCGGCGACCTCGAACAACCGACCGAGCACGATCAATAA
- a CDS encoding NCS1 family nucleobase:cation symporter-1 encodes MSLADSAEATGAPAFVPDPRLTNEDLAPAEKRNWKVFDLFAMWMSDVHNLGNYTFAAGLLVLGMNVWQIFTSLLVGFVLIYIGMNWMGRIGQRHGVPFPVVSRISFGVWGANVPALIRAVIAIMWYGIQTYLASVAVNVMLLAAWPGLESWTHSSFLGLDALGWVSFLSLWLIQALIISQGMESVRKFQDFCGPAIWLVMIALAVWVLAKADWTISLTTTPHPVSVGEQWRQWFGAIGLILATYGTLMLNFCDFSRFAPDYKTVRRGNFWGLPINSTAFVVVSVIVTAGSLEVFGEAITDPAELVARVGNTWVMVLGALTFAIATMGVNIVANFVSPAYDLANVWPQKITFKVGGMISTVAALVVTPWNLFSNPTVVNYFLGGLGAFLGPLFGVIMVDYYLVKRGRVDVNELFDATPGSRYYYRKGVNPKALWAFLPSAGVAAVLALVKTFSDVAPYSWFIGTALAAGLYVLLTRTERAAVPEQPAEV; translated from the coding sequence GTGTCCCTTGCCGACAGCGCCGAAGCCACCGGCGCGCCAGCATTCGTTCCCGACCCCCGGCTCACCAACGAAGACCTCGCCCCCGCCGAGAAGCGCAACTGGAAGGTCTTCGACCTCTTCGCCATGTGGATGTCAGACGTCCACAACCTCGGCAACTACACGTTCGCGGCCGGTCTGCTGGTCCTCGGCATGAACGTCTGGCAGATCTTCACCTCCCTCCTCGTCGGCTTCGTGCTCATCTACATCGGTATGAACTGGATGGGCAGGATCGGTCAGCGTCACGGCGTGCCCTTCCCGGTCGTCAGCCGGATCAGCTTCGGCGTCTGGGGCGCCAACGTCCCCGCCCTGATCCGGGCCGTGATCGCCATCATGTGGTACGGCATCCAGACCTACCTGGCCTCCGTCGCCGTCAACGTGATGCTGCTGGCGGCCTGGCCCGGCCTGGAGTCCTGGACGCACAGCTCCTTCCTCGGCCTCGACGCCCTCGGCTGGGTCTCCTTCCTCTCCCTCTGGCTGATCCAGGCGCTGATCATCAGCCAGGGCATGGAGTCCGTGCGCAAGTTCCAGGACTTCTGCGGTCCCGCGATCTGGCTGGTGATGATCGCGCTGGCGGTCTGGGTGCTGGCCAAGGCCGACTGGACCATCTCGCTCACCACCACCCCGCACCCGGTCTCCGTCGGTGAGCAGTGGCGGCAGTGGTTCGGCGCGATCGGACTGATCCTCGCCACCTACGGCACGCTGATGCTCAACTTCTGCGACTTCTCCCGCTTCGCGCCCGACTACAAGACCGTACGACGCGGCAACTTCTGGGGCCTGCCCATCAACTCGACCGCCTTCGTGGTCGTGTCGGTCATCGTGACGGCCGGCTCGCTGGAGGTGTTCGGCGAGGCCATCACCGACCCCGCGGAACTGGTCGCCAGGGTCGGCAACACCTGGGTGATGGTGCTGGGCGCGCTGACCTTCGCCATCGCCACCATGGGCGTCAACATCGTCGCCAACTTCGTCTCCCCGGCGTACGACCTCGCCAACGTCTGGCCGCAGAAGATCACCTTCAAGGTCGGCGGCATGATCAGCACCGTCGCCGCGCTGGTCGTCACCCCCTGGAACCTCTTCTCCAACCCCACCGTCGTCAACTACTTCCTCGGCGGTCTCGGCGCCTTCCTCGGCCCGCTGTTCGGCGTGATCATGGTCGACTACTACCTGGTCAAGCGCGGCCGCGTCGACGTGAACGAACTGTTCGACGCCACCCCCGGCTCCCGCTACTACTACCGCAAGGGCGTCAACCCCAAGGCGCTGTGGGCGTTCCTGCCCTCCGCCGGGGTCGCCGCGGTGCTCGCGCTGGTGAAGACCTTCAGCGACGTCGCCCCCTACTCGTGGTTCATCGGTACGGCCCTCGCGGCCGGCCTCTACGTCCTGCTGACCCGCACCGAGCGGGCGGCCGTCCCCGAACAGCCCGCGGAGGTCTGA
- a CDS encoding aspartate/glutamate racemase family protein: protein MTEEIVRGARAAAGPGTAVLGLTPAWGPESAEGWLDSYLSAAAVIDTLRTYDGPSYDAVVMAGFGEHGREGVRELVDVPVVDITEAAAHLACLLGRRYGVVTTLERSCGQIEDSLELAGVGRNCAAVVGTGLGVLDLGDEERTEAAFLTAAESARDAGAEVLVLGCAGMTGLQTKLSEKLGVPVVDGVGAAVKLAESLVGLGLTTSRAGAFARPVPKRRVWGRP, encoded by the coding sequence ATGACCGAGGAGATCGTGCGAGGTGCCCGGGCCGCGGCAGGCCCGGGCACCGCCGTGCTCGGCCTCACCCCCGCCTGGGGGCCCGAGTCGGCGGAGGGCTGGCTGGACAGCTACCTCTCGGCGGCGGCCGTCATCGACACCCTGCGCACCTACGACGGCCCGTCCTACGACGCCGTCGTCATGGCCGGCTTCGGTGAGCACGGCCGCGAAGGCGTCCGGGAACTGGTGGACGTGCCCGTCGTCGACATCACCGAGGCCGCCGCCCACCTCGCCTGCCTCCTCGGCCGCCGCTACGGCGTCGTCACCACCCTGGAGCGCTCCTGCGGCCAGATCGAGGACAGCCTGGAACTCGCCGGAGTCGGCCGCAACTGCGCCGCCGTCGTCGGCACCGGCCTCGGTGTCCTCGACCTCGGCGACGAGGAACGCACCGAGGCGGCGTTCCTCACGGCCGCCGAGAGCGCGCGGGACGCGGGAGCCGAGGTCCTGGTCCTCGGATGCGCCGGAATGACGGGCCTGCAGACGAAGCTGTCCGAGAAACTGGGCGTGCCCGTCGTGGACGGGGTGGGGGCCGCCGTGAAGCTGGCGGAGTCACTGGTGGGCCTGGGCCTGACGACCAGCCGCGCGGGGGCCTTCGCGCGGCCGGTGCCGAAGAGACGGGTGTGGGGCAGGCCCTGA
- a CDS encoding nucleotidyltransferase family protein, which produces MSVPALSDAAFLDATADRLAALPGVRAVALGGSRAQGTHRPGSDWDLAVHYRGPFDPDDLRAVGWEGEVSEIGGWGGGVFNGGAWLTVDGRRVDVHYRDLDVVEHQCAEAERGRFRVEPLLFHLAGIPTCLLLAELAVNRVLRGELRQPPAYPAPLRRTAPDRWYGTARATLGYARAHHAPAGRRTETAGALAVAAAQTAHAVLAARGEWVTNEKRLLERAGLRQADQLLRLLGTAESDALVSVVERASDLFEECVRAALKHVPE; this is translated from the coding sequence ATGTCCGTGCCCGCCCTGAGCGACGCCGCCTTCCTCGACGCCACCGCCGACCGTCTCGCAGCCCTCCCCGGGGTTCGGGCCGTGGCGCTCGGTGGTTCCCGGGCCCAGGGAACGCACCGGCCCGGCAGCGACTGGGACCTCGCCGTCCACTACCGGGGGCCGTTCGACCCGGACGACCTGCGGGCCGTCGGCTGGGAGGGCGAGGTCTCCGAGATCGGCGGGTGGGGCGGCGGGGTGTTCAACGGGGGCGCCTGGCTCACCGTCGACGGGCGGCGCGTCGACGTGCACTACCGGGACCTCGACGTCGTGGAGCACCAGTGCGCCGAGGCCGAGCGGGGGCGCTTCCGGGTGGAGCCGCTGCTGTTCCATCTCGCGGGGATACCCACCTGTCTCCTCCTCGCCGAGCTGGCCGTCAACCGGGTCCTGCGCGGTGAGCTGCGGCAACCCCCCGCCTACCCCGCACCGCTCCGCCGTACCGCGCCCGACCGCTGGTACGGCACCGCCCGCGCCACCCTCGGCTACGCCCGGGCCCACCACGCCCCCGCCGGCCGGCGGACCGAGACCGCCGGAGCGCTCGCCGTCGCGGCCGCACAGACGGCGCACGCGGTGCTCGCGGCCCGCGGGGAGTGGGTGACGAACGAGAAACGGCTGCTGGAAAGGGCCGGGCTGCGGCAGGCCGACCAACTCCTCCGCCTTCTCGGCACCGCGGAATCCGACGCGCTGGTGAGCGTGGTGGAGCGGGCCTCGGACCTCTTCGAGGAATGCGTACGGGCCGCCTTGAAGCACGTCCCCGAATAA
- a CDS encoding DUF7873 family protein, giving the protein MAKLNQIIAVEKGIKSKAHQDLTAAHHGLQKPALLAGISRTYQPKDEEGEQLPPESTRVQVQAEDVLRETAATLTRLFDVTATKDWANCTARADVKVDGRVLVADVPVSYLLFLEKQLVDLHTFVRKLPVLDASESWVRDPSTDAWKTEPVRTLRTRKVPRNHVKAEATEKHPAQVEVYYEDVPVGYWTTVKFSGALPARRINEILTRVEKLQQAVKFAREEANGVDVVDQRVGDAFFGYLFE; this is encoded by the coding sequence GTGGCGAAACTCAATCAGATCATCGCAGTCGAGAAGGGCATCAAGTCCAAGGCTCACCAGGACCTGACCGCGGCACACCACGGGCTGCAGAAGCCCGCGTTGCTGGCCGGTATCTCGCGTACCTACCAGCCCAAGGACGAGGAGGGCGAGCAACTGCCGCCCGAGTCGACGCGCGTACAGGTGCAGGCCGAGGACGTGCTGCGGGAGACCGCGGCCACGCTGACCCGGCTGTTCGACGTGACCGCCACGAAGGACTGGGCCAACTGCACCGCCCGCGCCGATGTGAAGGTCGACGGCCGGGTCCTCGTCGCCGACGTGCCCGTGTCCTACCTGCTCTTCCTGGAGAAGCAGCTCGTCGACCTCCACACCTTCGTACGGAAGCTGCCGGTCCTCGACGCCTCCGAGTCCTGGGTGCGGGACCCCTCCACCGACGCCTGGAAGACCGAGCCGGTGCGGACCCTGCGCACCAGGAAGGTGCCCCGCAACCATGTGAAGGCGGAGGCCACCGAGAAGCACCCGGCGCAGGTCGAGGTGTACTACGAGGACGTGCCGGTCGGTTACTGGACGACCGTGAAGTTCTCCGGAGCCCTTCCCGCCCGCCGGATCAACGAAATCCTGACCCGGGTCGAGAAACTGCAGCAGGCCGTGAAATTCGCCCGCGAAGAGGCGAACGGCGTCGACGTCGTCGACCAGCGCGTCGGTGACGCGTTTTTCGGTTACCTCTTCGAGTAA